The uncultured Roseibium sp. genome contains a region encoding:
- a CDS encoding DNA-directed RNA polymerase subunit alpha, which yields MTIQKNWQELIKPTKLEVKPGDDPRFLATVVAEPLERGYGLTLGNALRRILLSSLQGAAVTAVQIDGVLHEFSSIPGVREDVTDIVLNIKEIAIRMEGEGPKRMVVRKQGPGVVTAGDIQTVGDVEVLNPDLVLCTLDEGAEIRMEFTVNTGKGYVSSDRNRPEDAPIGLIPVDSLYSPVKKVSYKVENTREGQVLDYDKLTLTVETDGSVKPDDAVAFAARILQDQLSIFVNFEEPKRETAEETVPELAFNPALLKKVDELELSVRSANCLKNDNIVYIGDLIQKTEAEMLRTPNFGRKSLNEIKEVLAQMGLHLGMEVANWPPENIEDLAKRYEDHQY from the coding sequence GTGACCATTCAAAAGAACTGGCAAGAACTGATCAAGCCGACCAAGCTCGAAGTCAAGCCGGGTGATGATCCCCGGTTTCTGGCGACGGTTGTCGCCGAGCCGCTCGAGCGCGGATATGGCCTGACGCTGGGCAACGCCCTGCGCCGCATCCTTCTGTCCTCTCTGCAGGGGGCGGCTGTGACGGCGGTTCAGATCGACGGCGTGCTTCACGAGTTCTCGTCGATCCCTGGCGTCCGCGAAGACGTCACCGACATCGTTCTCAACATCAAGGAAATCGCCATCCGCATGGAAGGCGAAGGTCCCAAGCGCATGGTCGTGCGCAAGCAGGGCCCGGGTGTTGTGACCGCCGGTGATATCCAGACCGTCGGCGACGTCGAAGTGCTCAACCCGGACCTCGTCCTGTGCACGCTGGACGAAGGTGCGGAAATCCGCATGGAATTCACCGTCAACACCGGCAAGGGCTACGTGTCTTCCGACCGTAACCGCCCGGAAGACGCTCCGATCGGTCTGATCCCGGTCGATAGCCTCTATTCCCCGGTGAAGAAGGTTTCCTACAAGGTCGAGAACACCCGTGAGGGCCAGGTCCTCGACTATGACAAGCTTACCCTGACCGTCGAAACCGATGGTTCGGTGAAGCCGGATGACGCTGTGGCTTTCGCGGCGCGCATCCTCCAGGACCAGCTGTCCATCTTCGTAAATTTCGAAGAGCCGAAGCGCGAAACTGCCGAGGAGACCGTCCCGGAACTCGCCTTCAACCCGGCGCTTCTGAAGAAGGTCGACGAGCTGGAACTGTCGGTCCGTTCGGCCAACTGCCTGAAGAACGACAATATCGTGTATATTGGCGATCTCATTCAGAAGACCGAAGCGGAAATGCTGCGCACGCCGAATTTCGGCCGCAAATCGCTCAACGAGATCAAGGAAGTTCTCGCACAGATGGGTCTGCATCTGGGCATGGAAGTGGCCAACTGGCCGCCTGAGAACATCGAAGACCTCGCCAAGCGTTACGAAGACCATCAGTATTGA
- the rplQ gene encoding 50S ribosomal protein L17, whose protein sequence is MRHGKTGRKLNRTSSHRKAMFANMAASLIKHEQIVTTLPKAKEMKPIIDKLITLGKRGDLHARRQAISQIRDVAMVRKLFETLGERYKDRQGGYSRVLKAGFRHGDSAPMAVIELVDRDLEARGSEDRARAEAAEMAETAA, encoded by the coding sequence ATGCGCCACGGTAAAACCGGCCGCAAGCTCAACCGGACCTCTAGCCACCGCAAGGCTATGTTCGCAAACATGGCGGCGTCGCTGATCAAGCACGAGCAGATCGTCACGACCCTGCCGAAGGCCAAAGAAATGAAGCCGATCATCGACAAGCTGATCACCCTCGGCAAGCGCGGTGATCTGCATGCACGCCGTCAGGCGATTTCGCAGATCCGCGATGTTGCCATGGTGCGCAAGCTGTTCGAGACGCTCGGCGAGCGCTACAAGGACCGCCAGGGCGGCTACAGCCGTGTTCTGAAGGCCGGTTTTCGTCACGGCGACAGCGCGCCTATGGCTGTCATCGAACTGGTCGATCGCGACCTGGAAGCCCGTGGTTCTGAAGACCGGGCTCGCGCGGAAGCTGCAGAAATGGCAGAAACCGCTGCGTAA
- a CDS encoding methyl-accepting chemotaxis protein, which produces MSAEQQSSAENYKKNRFLRLKVIVPVLMVGVTFASCVAVGIGGYLNARSGLQKAAQGELSMVAKARQALVGMRLEGLSGSLSNVSSGAGASLALNDMNSALVNLENDRASLKEYFQAEGSTPEERSQKTGKDNKTMYAWRHTDVHGSFYSEWKNGNYADIYVLNKEGRVIYTVTKSADFLEKVDGDMLKDTALASIYQQAMAGEKGQQFFSKFEKYGPAGGEASMFIGSPAYLTSFTGEELGGVVVIRIDSGYLEAVTNDRQGLGETGQVYMVNQDGTLITNQPLSADPTALTKTMTSDLVIKAANGAETKGEMTGQDGVDRMMVAEPVTFGDASWAMVAERSVAEAMSSVDEMRNSMILSTLITVGIAAVIALFFSRSITNPLGTLVTALEDIARGNHSADISAARRGDEIGDIGRAVVKIRENAAEEQEQRAQLEAQNARTQAEQRKEMLGGLAAEFEASVGKVVEHVTHSAKTLRDAADEMRQMTEESGDISTRAAQVSADAMNEVQSIATASDQLSSSIQEISALIERSSSVAQTATVRAESTNGTVRSLAEAANRIGEVVTLISDIADQTNLLALNATIEAARAGEAGKGFAVVASEVKELASQTGKATGEIQQQIDAIRQATDEAVSAIGEIQETIGEITQSVTDVSAAVTEQSFATRGIAENTQRAAEGTSRVSEDISNVSEMSQKTNESANVFSEKVAELSEQATHLDDEVRGFLAQVRSA; this is translated from the coding sequence ATGTCCGCGGAACAGCAATCATCCGCTGAGAATTACAAGAAGAACCGGTTTTTAAGGCTTAAGGTCATTGTGCCGGTTCTTATGGTGGGTGTCACTTTCGCATCGTGCGTAGCAGTTGGCATTGGCGGCTACCTGAACGCGCGTTCGGGCCTGCAAAAGGCGGCCCAGGGCGAATTGTCCATGGTGGCCAAGGCGCGCCAGGCTCTGGTTGGAATGCGGCTGGAAGGTTTGTCCGGGTCGCTGTCGAACGTTTCCTCCGGCGCCGGGGCGTCGCTGGCGCTTAATGACATGAACTCCGCCCTGGTGAACCTGGAAAATGACCGGGCTTCGCTGAAGGAATATTTCCAGGCAGAGGGATCAACGCCTGAGGAACGGTCGCAGAAGACCGGTAAGGACAACAAGACAATGTATGCCTGGCGTCACACAGACGTCCACGGCAGCTTCTATTCCGAATGGAAGAACGGCAACTACGCCGATATCTACGTCCTCAACAAGGAAGGCCGGGTGATCTATACGGTTACCAAGTCGGCAGACTTCCTTGAAAAGGTAGACGGCGATATGCTGAAGGATACCGCGCTCGCGTCGATCTATCAGCAGGCAATGGCCGGGGAAAAGGGGCAGCAGTTCTTTTCCAAATTCGAGAAATACGGTCCTGCCGGCGGCGAAGCCTCCATGTTCATCGGCTCACCGGCCTATCTGACCTCCTTCACCGGCGAAGAGCTGGGTGGCGTTGTGGTTATCCGAATCGACTCCGGATATCTTGAAGCCGTGACCAACGACCGCCAGGGCCTGGGTGAAACGGGGCAGGTCTATATGGTCAATCAGGACGGTACCCTGATTACCAACCAGCCGCTGTCGGCCGATCCGACCGCGCTGACCAAGACCATGACGTCCGATCTGGTCATCAAGGCGGCCAACGGTGCTGAAACCAAGGGGGAAATGACCGGCCAGGACGGCGTCGACCGCATGATGGTCGCGGAGCCTGTCACCTTTGGTGACGCCAGCTGGGCGATGGTTGCGGAACGCTCGGTTGCCGAGGCGATGTCGAGCGTCGATGAAATGCGCAATTCCATGATCCTTTCGACGCTGATCACGGTCGGCATCGCGGCGGTCATTGCGCTGTTCTTCTCCCGCTCGATCACCAATCCGCTCGGAACGCTGGTGACCGCGCTGGAAGATATCGCACGCGGCAACCACAGCGCCGATATCTCCGCCGCCCGCCGCGGCGACGAAATCGGCGACATTGGCCGTGCGGTCGTCAAGATCCGCGAGAATGCGGCCGAAGAGCAGGAACAGAGGGCGCAACTGGAAGCGCAGAATGCGCGGACCCAGGCCGAACAGCGCAAGGAAATGCTCGGCGGGCTTGCTGCCGAGTTCGAGGCCAGCGTCGGCAAGGTCGTCGAGCATGTGACCCATTCCGCCAAGACCTTGCGGGATGCCGCCGACGAGATGCGTCAGATGACCGAAGAATCCGGCGACATTTCGACCCGGGCCGCCCAGGTTTCCGCCGACGCCATGAACGAGGTGCAGTCGATCGCGACCGCCTCCGACCAGTTGTCGAGCTCCATTCAAGAAATCTCGGCGCTGATCGAGCGGTCTTCGTCGGTTGCTCAGACGGCGACGGTGCGGGCGGAATCCACCAACGGCACGGTGCGGTCGCTGGCCGAAGCCGCGAACCGCATCGGCGAGGTGGTCACCCTGATCAGCGATATCGCCGACCAGACCAACCTGCTTGCGCTGAATGCCACGATCGAGGCGGCGCGTGCCGGCGAGGCAGGCAAGGGCTTTGCCGTCGTTGCCTCCGAGGTAAAGGAACTGGCCTCCCAGACGGGCAAGGCCACCGGCGAGATCCAGCAGCAGATCGACGCGATCCGCCAGGCGACCGACGAAGCGGTGTCCGCGATCGGCGAAATCCAGGAGACGATCGGCGAGATTACCCAGTCGGTGACCGATGTTTCGGCCGCGGTAACGGAGCAGAGCTTCGCGACGCGGGGCATTGCCGAAAACACCCAGCGGGCAGCCGAAGGCACATCGCGGGTCTCGGAAGACATTTCCAACGTCAGCGAGATGTCCCAGAAGACCAACGAATCCGCCAATGTCTTCTCGGAAAAGGTGGCAGAGCTTTCCGAACAGGCCACCCATCTGGACGACGAAGTCCGCGGGTTCCTGGCACAGGTTCGCTCTGCCTGA
- a CDS encoding DegQ family serine endoprotease — MTRAMSRGAFRVSIAVLFGVVIGFAGAAQAQQDNRQVPASATEVKLSFAPIVKQVAPAVVNVYATRKVVERRSVSPFFNDPFFRRFFGDNGSGFGQPRERVQRALGSGVIISSDGIVITNHHVIKDADEVRVALNDRREFDADIILKDERTDLAVLKIKGDGPFDSVPFADSDSLEVGDIVLAIGNPFGVGQTVTQGIVSALARTQVGVTDYQFFIQTDAAINPGNSGGALVDMHGRLVGINSAIFTRSGGSNGIGFAIPAHMVQFVASQAGQGDKIKRPWLGATVQLVNAEIADAMALDRPRGVLVTNVYDGSPAQEAQLQVGDLVIAIDGKEVSDPDSFGYRFATKTLGGTATFTIERDQKQIDVAVVLRPAPETVPRDTRNLTEYSPFEGATVMNLSPAVADELRLDGDPEGVVVSAIAPNSAAARIGLRIGDIVRAVNEQEVQSTRMLEAITRSSPRLWQLDIERNGKVNRIVLRG, encoded by the coding sequence ATGACAAGGGCAATGTCCAGAGGTGCCTTTCGTGTTTCAATCGCTGTCTTGTTCGGGGTGGTCATCGGTTTTGCGGGCGCAGCCCAAGCGCAACAGGACAATCGGCAGGTGCCGGCGTCGGCAACGGAGGTCAAGCTCTCCTTCGCGCCGATCGTCAAACAGGTCGCTCCTGCCGTCGTGAACGTCTATGCCACCCGGAAAGTGGTCGAACGGCGCTCGGTTTCGCCGTTTTTCAACGATCCCTTTTTCCGCCGGTTCTTCGGCGATAACGGCTCCGGGTTCGGCCAGCCCCGGGAACGGGTGCAGCGGGCGCTCGGGTCGGGCGTGATCATTTCCTCAGACGGTATCGTCATCACCAACCACCATGTGATTAAGGATGCGGACGAGGTCCGAGTTGCCCTGAACGATCGTCGCGAGTTCGACGCGGATATCATCCTCAAGGACGAACGCACGGATCTGGCGGTGTTGAAGATCAAGGGCGATGGTCCGTTCGATTCCGTTCCGTTTGCCGATTCCGACAGTCTCGAGGTGGGGGATATCGTGCTCGCCATCGGCAATCCGTTCGGTGTCGGTCAGACCGTGACCCAGGGGATTGTATCCGCGCTGGCGCGCACCCAGGTCGGCGTCACCGACTACCAGTTCTTCATTCAGACGGACGCGGCGATCAATCCGGGGAACTCCGGCGGAGCGCTGGTCGACATGCACGGCAGGCTGGTCGGTATCAACTCTGCGATTTTCACCCGCTCCGGCGGTTCCAACGGCATCGGCTTCGCCATTCCGGCCCACATGGTCCAGTTCGTCGCCTCTCAGGCGGGGCAGGGCGACAAGATCAAGCGGCCCTGGCTCGGCGCAACGGTGCAGCTGGTGAACGCGGAAATCGCCGATGCCATGGCGCTCGACCGGCCGCGCGGCGTGCTGGTGACCAATGTGTATGACGGATCTCCTGCGCAAGAGGCGCAGTTGCAGGTCGGCGACCTGGTTATTGCCATCGACGGCAAGGAAGTCTCCGATCCGGATTCCTTCGGCTATCGCTTCGCTACCAAGACTCTGGGTGGAACGGCGACATTCACCATCGAGCGCGATCAGAAACAGATCGATGTGGCTGTCGTGCTGAGACCGGCTCCCGAAACCGTGCCCCGGGACACCCGCAACCTGACGGAATATTCGCCCTTTGAAGGCGCCACGGTGATGAACCTGTCGCCGGCGGTTGCCGATGAGTTGCGCCTCGATGGTGATCCGGAAGGCGTGGTCGTGTCCGCGATCGCACCGAACAGCGCAGCGGCTCGCATCGGACTGCGGATTGGAGATATCGTGCGCGCGGTCAATGAGCAGGAGGTGCAGAGCACCCGGATGCTGGAAGCGATCACCCGGTCGTCGCCGCGTTTGTGGCAGCTTGATATCGAACGCAACGGCAAGGTCAACCGGATCGTCTTGCGCGGTTAA
- a CDS encoding replication-associated recombination protein A — MSDLFEASGLAADVARPLADRLRPQKLADVVGQEHLLGPEGTLSRMLKSRTLGSLIFWGPPGTGKTTVARLLAAETDLAFEQISAIFSGVADLKKVFETARARRMSGRSTLLFVDEIHRFNRAQQDSFLPVMEDGTITLVGATTENPSFELNAALLSRSHVMTFHSLNLEALNRLLDRAEEVEDKPLPLDQEARAVLVRMADGDGRSALTLAEDVWRAADEGEVFDAERLQEIVQRRAPIYDKSADGHYNLISALHKSVRGSDPDAALYWFCRMLDGGEDPLYLARRLIRMAVEDIGLADPHALVQANAARDAYQMLGSPEGELALAQTVVYLATAPKSNGVYVAYKAATRSAKNSGSLLPPKHILNAPTKLMKEEGYGDGYQYDHDAPDGFSGQDYFPEGLGRQTYYDPPERGFERELRKRLDYWSKLRRERGGA; from the coding sequence GTGAGCGATCTTTTCGAAGCTTCGGGATTGGCAGCGGACGTGGCCCGTCCGCTGGCCGACCGGCTGCGGCCGCAGAAGCTTGCCGATGTTGTCGGGCAGGAGCATCTGCTCGGGCCCGAAGGCACGCTGTCGCGCATGCTCAAGAGCCGGACACTGGGTTCGCTTATCTTCTGGGGACCGCCGGGGACGGGCAAGACCACCGTTGCCAGGCTTCTGGCAGCGGAAACCGATCTCGCCTTTGAACAGATTTCGGCGATCTTCTCCGGTGTTGCCGATTTGAAGAAGGTTTTCGAGACCGCCCGAGCGCGGCGGATGAGCGGACGGTCGACCCTGCTCTTCGTGGATGAGATCCATCGTTTCAACCGGGCTCAGCAGGACAGTTTTCTGCCGGTCATGGAAGACGGCACGATCACGCTGGTGGGGGCGACGACGGAAAACCCGTCGTTTGAACTCAACGCCGCGCTGCTGTCGCGCTCCCATGTGATGACGTTCCATTCCCTCAATCTTGAGGCGCTCAACCGGTTGCTGGATCGCGCCGAAGAGGTGGAGGACAAACCGCTGCCGCTCGACCAGGAGGCCCGCGCGGTGCTGGTGCGCATGGCCGACGGAGATGGCCGATCGGCGCTGACCCTGGCGGAGGATGTCTGGCGGGCCGCGGACGAAGGCGAGGTGTTCGACGCGGAGCGCCTGCAGGAGATCGTCCAGCGCCGGGCGCCCATCTACGACAAGAGCGCGGACGGGCACTACAATCTGATTTCCGCACTCCACAAGTCGGTGCGCGGGTCCGATCCGGATGCCGCACTTTACTGGTTCTGCCGCATGCTCGACGGCGGCGAGGACCCGCTTTATCTCGCCCGCCGCCTGATCCGCATGGCGGTGGAGGATATCGGCCTGGCCGACCCTCATGCCCTGGTGCAGGCCAATGCGGCGCGGGACGCCTATCAGATGCTGGGTTCGCCGGAAGGCGAGCTGGCGCTCGCGCAGACGGTGGTCTATCTGGCGACCGCGCCGAAATCGAATGGTGTCTATGTGGCCTACAAGGCGGCGACCCGCAGCGCCAAGAACAGCGGTTCCCTACTGCCGCCCAAGCACATCCTCAATGCGCCGACGAAGCTGATGAAAGAGGAAGGCTACGGGGACGGCTATCAGTACGATCACGACGCGCCGGACGGGTTTTCGGGGCAGGACTATTTCCCCGAAGGTCTCGGCCGCCAGACCTATTACGACCCGCCCGAACGCGGGTTCGAGCGCGAATTGCGCAAGCGGCTGGACTACTGGAGCAAACTGCGCCGGGAACGGGGCGGGGCTTAG
- a CDS encoding patatin-like protein produces MKELELRLAFVFYGGVSLAIYMHGVSREVLNLVRASASRAVGNGRLYVAPSMDRPASPSEKVYRDLLDRIAGTVDIRVVADAIAGASAGGVNGIMLARALAHDLPLDSHRDLWLKNADVTELARPQNGFSRYLKSGVSPVLDRLISRQLKARIKDPETRDKLRTFMLSRWFKPPFSGSRYIGWMLDACARMDSHMEEGKTLIPRGQTLDLFVTLTDYYGQRRRIRIDDPNFIEELDHRRILNFHAMHRMPGDLQSQFGPDCIPELVFAARSTSSFPGAFAPATVSEMDHVLKKAGLPWTNRTAFLAKGLELDPEQPGNRCFVDGSVVMNKPFGPVIDVIKQRPASREVARRLIYVDPSPGGVEAADDNGQQMPSFFRTILASLAHIPRNEPIGDELRDIEARNRRGRWLAETIAAADPVVDKAVRNILRGRTRIKADALTGYRMLANADAHAQAGYAFLNYQSLKLRAVCERLSDLIAAMAGPTGRAERKDALLWLIGGHFTNLAKESGEGPPEPDTEVVALLRGLDVDYRVRRLRFAIRKLNGLYPSVRETDTGGEAIAGLDRLKSRLYQQIDNLRWRWREDFYGADSGKLARDLCQTLAQPAEAAAHRGVLLKELLEHLAQLMGLQDLDRMQDEVFAELTQDPLLADIVGRELTERYVGFAFYDLVTFPLLQSNDFSEVSEILVDRISPRDAGSFGADGFELKGENLNMFGAFFNRRWREHDYLWGRLNAADRLISIVLSAAGTQALSPEEEQAFRHAIFNAILDEEEPVLKADADLVRQIRKQIAALAGETADFCI; encoded by the coding sequence ATGAAGGAACTCGAGCTCCGGCTGGCTTTTGTGTTTTACGGCGGTGTGTCGCTGGCCATCTACATGCACGGTGTCAGCCGGGAAGTTCTCAATCTTGTCCGCGCTTCCGCTTCGCGGGCCGTCGGCAACGGGCGTCTCTACGTGGCGCCGTCAATGGACCGGCCTGCATCCCCCAGCGAAAAGGTCTACCGGGACCTTCTCGACCGGATCGCGGGAACGGTCGATATCCGCGTCGTTGCCGATGCGATCGCGGGCGCATCCGCCGGTGGGGTCAACGGCATCATGCTTGCCCGCGCGCTGGCGCATGATCTTCCTCTCGACAGTCACCGGGACCTTTGGCTCAAGAATGCGGACGTGACCGAACTGGCACGGCCCCAGAACGGGTTCTCCCGCTATCTCAAGTCTGGCGTGAGTCCGGTGCTCGACCGGCTGATCTCGCGCCAGTTGAAGGCCCGGATCAAGGATCCCGAGACACGGGACAAGCTGCGCACCTTCATGCTGTCGCGCTGGTTCAAGCCGCCGTTTTCCGGCTCCCGCTACATCGGCTGGATGCTGGACGCCTGTGCGCGCATGGATAGCCACATGGAAGAGGGCAAGACCCTGATCCCGCGCGGGCAAACGCTGGACCTGTTCGTGACCTTGACGGACTATTACGGCCAGCGCCGGCGCATCCGCATCGACGACCCTAATTTCATCGAGGAGCTGGATCATCGACGTATCCTGAATTTCCATGCCATGCACAGGATGCCGGGCGATCTGCAGAGCCAGTTCGGTCCGGACTGCATTCCCGAACTGGTGTTCGCCGCCCGCTCAACGTCCTCCTTTCCCGGCGCCTTTGCCCCGGCGACAGTTTCGGAAATGGATCACGTCCTGAAAAAGGCCGGTCTTCCCTGGACGAACAGGACGGCCTTCCTGGCAAAGGGGTTGGAACTGGATCCCGAGCAGCCCGGCAATCGGTGTTTCGTCGACGGCAGCGTGGTCATGAACAAGCCATTCGGACCTGTGATCGACGTCATCAAGCAGCGTCCGGCATCGCGCGAGGTGGCGCGCCGGCTGATCTATGTGGATCCTTCGCCGGGTGGCGTGGAGGCGGCGGATGACAACGGGCAACAGATGCCGAGTTTCTTCCGGACCATCCTGGCCTCGCTCGCTCATATCCCGCGCAACGAGCCCATCGGTGACGAACTGCGCGACATTGAAGCCCGCAACCGTCGGGGCCGTTGGCTGGCGGAGACGATTGCCGCGGCCGATCCGGTCGTGGACAAGGCCGTCCGCAATATCCTGCGCGGGCGGACGCGGATCAAGGCAGATGCGTTGACGGGATACCGGATGCTCGCCAACGCGGATGCCCATGCCCAGGCCGGTTATGCCTTCTTGAACTATCAATCGCTCAAGCTGCGTGCGGTCTGTGAACGGCTTTCGGACCTGATCGCGGCCATGGCGGGACCGACCGGTCGGGCCGAACGCAAGGATGCACTCCTGTGGCTGATCGGTGGCCATTTTACCAATCTCGCCAAGGAAAGCGGGGAGGGACCACCTGAACCGGATACGGAGGTGGTTGCGCTTCTGCGCGGCCTCGATGTGGATTATCGTGTCCGGCGTCTGCGCTTTGCCATCCGCAAGCTCAACGGCCTTTATCCCAGTGTCCGGGAAACCGATACGGGCGGTGAGGCGATTGCCGGCCTGGACCGCCTCAAGAGCCGGCTTTATCAGCAGATCGATAATCTCCGTTGGCGCTGGCGCGAAGACTTCTACGGTGCGGACAGCGGGAAACTGGCGAGGGACCTGTGCCAGACCCTGGCGCAACCGGCTGAAGCGGCGGCGCACAGGGGTGTCCTGCTGAAGGAGCTTCTGGAACATCTCGCCCAGCTCATGGGATTGCAGGATCTCGACCGGATGCAGGATGAGGTCTTTGCGGAACTCACACAGGATCCGCTGCTTGCGGATATCGTCGGTCGTGAGCTGACGGAGCGCTATGTCGGCTTTGCCTTCTATGACCTGGTGACCTTTCCGCTGCTGCAGAGCAACGACTTTTCCGAGGTCAGCGAGATCCTGGTCGACCGCATCAGCCCGCGCGACGCCGGCAGTTTCGGCGCGGACGGTTTCGAGCTCAAGGGCGAAAACCTCAATATGTTCGGAGCATTCTTCAACCGGCGCTGGCGCGAGCATGATTATCTGTGGGGGCGCCTGAATGCCGCGGACCGGTTGATCAGCATCGTGCTGTCCGCAGCGGGGACGCAGGCTCTTTCGCCGGAGGAAGAGCAGGCCTTTCGCCATGCGATCTTCAACGCCATTCTGGACGAGGAAGAACCGGTGTTGAAGGCCGATGCCGATCTTGTCCGGCAGATCCGGAAGCAAATTGCCGCATTGGCCGGGGAAACGGCCGATTTCTGTATCTAA
- a CDS encoding sterol desaturase family protein: MALVENPFLNGILEFILLFAALYLASLVILFSVGLTMTALNARHPERRIQKRDPSHKPLRDIKSSMRQLSITSTCLAIGLYAQFNGWTLVQPVALSWWSAPLFFVLSLFLHDTWFYWGHRILHTKAFYRFHKPHHMTITPTVWSNDAGSSVDTLFAHSYYALVLFVVPMPAAVFLAHRVFDQVSAAIGHCGYEHFASPTARRPWPLLCTLYHDQHHQYFVYNYANYFSFWDRLCGTVHPTYDQRVSEFEHIYAEQRN, from the coding sequence ATGGCATTGGTGGAAAATCCGTTCCTGAACGGTATTCTGGAATTCATTCTGCTTTTTGCCGCGCTTTATCTGGCAAGCCTCGTCATCCTGTTTTCCGTCGGTTTGACCATGACCGCGCTCAATGCCCGCCATCCGGAGCGGCGCATTCAGAAGCGCGATCCGTCCCATAAGCCGCTCCGCGACATCAAGTCGTCGATGAGGCAGCTTTCCATCACCAGCACCTGCCTGGCGATCGGGCTCTACGCCCAGTTCAACGGCTGGACCCTGGTGCAGCCGGTGGCGCTGTCGTGGTGGTCGGCACCGCTGTTCTTCGTGCTGTCGCTGTTCCTGCACGACACCTGGTTCTACTGGGGCCACCGGATCCTTCACACCAAGGCGTTCTACCGGTTTCACAAGCCGCATCACATGACGATCACACCGACGGTCTGGTCGAACGATGCCGGATCGTCTGTGGACACGCTGTTCGCCCATTCCTATTACGCGCTGGTGCTGTTCGTCGTGCCCATGCCGGCGGCGGTGTTTCTCGCCCACCGGGTGTTCGACCAGGTGTCGGCGGCTATCGGCCATTGCGGCTATGAGCATTTCGCCAGCCCGACGGCGCGCCGTCCCTGGCCGCTGCTGTGCACGCTCTATCACGACCAGCATCACCAGTACTTCGTCTACAACTACGCGAATTACTTCTCCTTTTGGGACCGGTTGTGCGGTACGGTCCACCCGACCTACGACCAAAGGGTCTCGGAGTTCGAGCATATTTACGCGGAGCAGCGGAACTAG
- a CDS encoding sterol desaturase family protein, translated as MQLLLDYLIVFAAIYAAMLAVYFATGLTMMAINRRHPDRRIQKHRDGMKRVRKEILASLSALATSSVLLSVGYFAQTQGWTLVAPLPLSWWSFPLMLVICMVLFDGWFYWGHRILHWPSLYKWHLPHHRSVAPTVWSNDSSAIVDTLIEHGFYLVVWFVLPVPALSVFALRLFDQITGMVGHSGFEYFASKSSRWPSPMICTTFHDLHHSQFHYNYGNFFSIWDRMMGTVHPGYDAMVKEMETTGEIPDTALEKVR; from the coding sequence ATGCAACTCCTGCTGGATTACCTGATCGTCTTCGCCGCGATTTATGCGGCCATGCTGGCCGTCTATTTCGCGACCGGTCTGACCATGATGGCGATCAACAGGCGCCATCCGGACCGGCGAATCCAGAAGCACCGGGACGGCATGAAGCGGGTGAGGAAGGAAATCCTCGCCTCGCTGTCTGCGCTGGCAACGTCCTCGGTACTCCTTTCGGTGGGTTATTTCGCACAGACGCAGGGCTGGACCCTGGTCGCGCCTTTACCGCTTTCCTGGTGGTCGTTCCCGCTGATGCTCGTGATCTGCATGGTTTTGTTCGACGGCTGGTTCTACTGGGGGCACCGGATCCTTCATTGGCCGTCGCTCTACAAGTGGCACCTGCCGCATCACCGTTCGGTGGCGCCGACGGTCTGGAGCAACGACAGCTCCGCGATTGTCGACACGCTGATCGAGCACGGGTTCTATCTGGTCGTCTGGTTCGTGTTGCCGGTTCCGGCGCTGTCAGTGTTTGCACTCCGCCTGTTCGACCAGATCACCGGCATGGTCGGCCACTCCGGCTTTGAATATTTCGCCTCGAAGTCCTCGCGCTGGCCGTCGCCGATGATCTGCACAACCTTTCATGACCTGCATCATTCCCAGTTCCACTATAACTATGGCAACTTCTTCTCCATCTGGGACCGGATGATGGGAACGGTTCATCCGGGCTATGACGCGATGGTCAAGGAAATGGAGACGACGGGCGAGATCCCCGATACGGCTCTTGAAAAGGTGCGCTGA